The genomic window tgaaaaaaatatctatcacAGCAATAAGTGATACACGTTGGAATTGCAGAGTCAAAAATTGTACTTcagttaaacataattttaaagcaataattgaagcattaaaagaaaaaattgagaATTCTAATGATCGAGATGTTTCCCAGGCCttaggtaaattttaaaatataagtcaaatttgtttttactaacTCATACTCATAcctcttaaacattttatttttttattataaactaaacgGTGAATTGTAATCATACAGTAACAATTAAttgattagtaataattttttaataggaattttatctataatgaatacggtttcatttatttttcatctcaTTGTCTTGGAAGATATATTACAAGTTATCAATATTCTTAGCACCCAGTTACAACAAAAAACAGCTACATTGGGCAAAGCTGGCCTAGTTATTGAAGGTGTAATAAAAACGTTTGAAGAGAAACGTTCAGATAAGTATTTTTCTGAAGTATGGTCTACTGTTGAATTGTTTTCTGAAACTCATGGTATTGAAACACCTATAAAaggttagtataaaaatattttaattattgatatgaagtatattatataattactgttGATTTCAGATTGTACAGCTAAGAGATTAAAAAGAGAACCAAATCATTTGAAGGATTTCCATTTATCATCAACCACAAGCACTGAACaaattgatgaaaatgaaaaacactggcgaataatttatttcaaattaattgatactattgttacaaacataaaaaaaagattttccaCTGAAAGCCTAAAAATGGCAACAGcagttgataattttatgatgttaaattatgatgatagcacttttttcattgaaaattataaagtaaggataaattattaacatgagatgtattcaatttaatataaaattaatttcttttcttATAGGAGTTGTTCAATATTGACTTAAATGCTCTTAAAAGTGAAATGATGGTGGTAAAAAATTGTGTCCTTCGATCAAGCATAAAATTACAGattgattttgataaaataaaagaagtgGTACAATCTGAAATTTATCCAAATTTATACACTTTGTTGAAAGTGGCTCTATCAATTCCTGTTAGTTCTGCCACGTGTGAGCGTTCTTTCTCCACTATgagaagaattaaaaattggttGCGCACATCGATGGATCAGGAGCGATTTTCCAGTTtggcaataataaatatcgaaaGAGATGTATCAAATCAGCTTAAAGCTGAGGATATACTTTTTGAGTATGCTAAGACCAATAAAAggttacaattataatttgttgtttgtttattttgattgatatattattatattaaaaattaaaataatttaataaatgtattactatgttgttaaaattatgttattataaatcacatcCCCACTAGAAGTGAGTAATATAACCTGAGATAGGTCAACCGtaataatgaagaaaaaaaaatttaatcaggttactaatattataaggtaAGATAATATGAATGTTGATTGGGGGGGATGTGGGGGGCAAAGCCCCCCACGGGTCTGCCTGCCCTTAATATATTCAGCCCCCCCAAGTCAAAAGTTGAAATTGCGCCTATGGATTTCAGTCTATCAAAGAACATGTAAAATCTAGCGTCTTGCCCCATTGTtctgtaaataatgaaaatataagcaATGAATATTACGATGAATCATATTTACACGAGTTTATAGTCAAGTGTGTACCTTTCTTAGCACTGTGGACacctattatgaataataaactcaACAATGGCATTGAAATCCGCCAGAGTAATGTTACCGTTGAATCTTggtttaaaactgtaaaagtTGACATACTTGATGGTGACCGAAGGTGGAAGTGCGGTCGGTTTTTAAGACTTATGAGAGATCGTGTGATGAATGCacacaaacaaataaagtataatattagaaaaaaaacttgtacGCGTGCATTAGATTTTGACAATGAATCTAGGCAGATAAATACCAAAGTGAATAGGAAAAGAAAAGTCTCAGAAATTTCTAGCCATAACCATTTGGACGCAATAGAAAGTTGGGGAAAAAAAGAGAAACAACACAAACATCTCCAACCCACTAAGTACCGTCCTTTCACAACCTTGTCGTTAAAAATCCCAAGGTCTTCGATCTCTGTAGCTGATGAAAATAATCTTTCACCCAAAGTCGATGGTATTGAAAGCATTGTGGTCATCAAATGTGACAATGAGACTAGGTTCATTGTTGGTGAGCCTTTTAACAACGACGTGGTTGTACATGATTTAAGTAAGCCATTCGACgataattgtttaatgaaaTCGATTTCGACACCTGGCAGTTATAAAACTCCGTTTCAACTACCAGTGCAATCTAAAGATTTTCACCAAAATATGCTCCCTAAAGATTTGACATACTATAAACGAATAAAGATGCCAAAAAATAAAGACTATCTAGTtggaaaatatagttatttattatctagtgataaaaattgtaacatcATGACCGATCTGCACATCTCAGATTTTGATTCATTATCTGGAAAAAATTGGTTGTGTAACTTTGTTATAGATATTTGTTTGTTGTCGTATGCTTTTAAGCTGGATTTAAAAAACACTCATATTTTATCGTGCAATGATGTGACATGGCTgatggaaaaaaaagaaattggaGAAgagtataacaaaattactttcatTAAGGATAGTATGGTTATTCTGCCAtggttagttaaaaattctcaCTGGATTATAgtctttataaatttcaaagtcAGACAGTGTTATATCATGGACCCGATTAATCCATATGACACAGATGGTCGAATATCTAAAGGTCGTTTCAATAgggtatttgaaatattgaaatcagATGTTATCTACGGTGATGATACACAACAATGTCCTTTATTAACACCTATTCCATGCCCTGTTGAAAACGTTACAAAACAAGAAGATGCATTTAATTTtggagtttatattatatattatgcatttaaaattatggacAGTTCTAAGTTCAGTTTAGAGTTTGATCCTAACCTTCAcagagaatatttaaaaacttatctcTTAGAGAATTCTGAAGATATgacaaatatatgtttatactgtAACTGGCACTCAGATAAGCATCGTTGTCAACCGGATGATGAATATGTAGAATGGGTATCATGTTCTCTGTGTTGTCGCTGGATAGCCATTAATTGCATTCCTAAAGAAAACAGAATTGTTGATTATGCAATTAATGATTTCTTTTGTTTATTGTGTCAAAAATGatgtaacataaaacaaaaaaaaatagataaaatggattgaaaaattatatacaacatatagactatagagtaaTAGCACGTTACAAATtgcatatgaatattataactaaattactaattttgatTAGCTTGactattaagaaaaattaccTTGTTAAGAACATtagataaatcataataagataaataatgataatgacaaATTTCTGGTACAGTAAATCACTCGAATCTCaaaggaaataaaaatgtattttttgagtattatacgacacaattattatacacagaatataatataaataatattacatagacTTCAAAgggtaaacaaaaatttcagtATTCAGTTATCGAGATTTGACTGCACTAGAAAAGGCTATAACAGATAgcgtaataagtaatattatacgcgttaagaaaaaaaaaacatggttttgtcaaaaactcaatttgttattacaacattttaaattggttcTAAGATTTAATgtggaaaaaaaactaatcattTGACGAAATTAGCACCAAAAGTTTCTTAAACTAGATatcaaactaattttatttcaggtacttttaatataaggtGAGTCAAACCTAAACAGTAATTAGTATGTCTTTTGATCACAGTCAACGGATATAgctttaaaacacaatttgtAACCACACCAgtcatacatttaatttgtttatgcaTAACTGACAGTCCGCAGTCTGATATTTTAAAGTGGGACGGCatttagtgttttaattatttaatttataatttattaatatgtaagaagaattagttattaaaaaagaacaaaatacctatatgttcATATGAAAAAGATAACCTATGGAGAATAACTAAGACCAAGTACTAGACTACAAACTTGATTTTCTATGTTGTTCAGGCCCAAGCAATTTTttagcttattttattttagaagtcATCAGTTATAggtttaacatataaatattaataaacattgtaactgctattaaaataataatagtattcatAAGTAAATGAACTTGCCtatgattatttgatttagaatttagaatttgCGTTGTCATCATACATGTTACAGAATGGTTCAACATATGGTCGATTTAGCACAACTGTTTTGACTATAGGATCACCTATAATTGTTTTGGTTTACCTCCTCCTGTAAAAACGACACATTTGTTTACATCGATATGTTCATAGTGTATGTACCTGTGTCATATAGGTTATCCGTTTGCGCAGCAATTGCCACCTCATCCTTCCCCTCTTAAGGTTCTCCCACAGCGTTTTTAAACTCAGAGAGTCTACATGACAGATTGAGGATtagtaattcataaaatatagtattcataaataaaccgccttgaaatacaaatatataattatttagtatta from Aphis gossypii isolate Hap1 unplaced genomic scaffold, ASM2018417v2 Contig00128, whole genome shotgun sequence includes these protein-coding regions:
- the LOC126553294 gene encoding uncharacterized protein LOC126553294: MNQNLRCVEIDFIKQLSSNGLLKSCTTTSLLKGSPTMNLVSLSHLMTTMLSIPSTLGERLFSSATEIEDLGIFNDKVVKGRYLVGWRCLCCFSFFPQLSIASKWLWLEISETFLFLFTLVFICLDSLSKSNARVQVFFLILYFICLCAFITRSLISLKNRPHFHLRSPSSMSTFTVLNQDSTVTLLWRISMPLLSLLFIIGVHSAKKEQWGKTLDFTCSLID